In one window of Candidatus Scalindua sp. DNA:
- a CDS encoding HAD-IB family phosphatase codes for MNKIKRKLIVFDTDGVIFRSQYLLQLSYHSGFFHYLRAFFLCFLFSINLLSMRKLLETIYGSLQGIGKEDFWKVYDNMKLVDNARETINSIKEKGHSVVLISSGVPDFLMKHLAERLEADCGYGIDTKFNNGTFTGDICGELSFYDGKTKVVEKLLQEKEFTWDDVIAVGDDRNNLDIMSHAKISIGYNSNYQVRKKTKYVTDSYDLKKVLTYIDTDEGPSFVELSKSLSKEFTYSWKQEFRRKGVHVCTAFIPFFADIHQASTLYILIGITLLFIFSEWLRLNGISLPVINPVTRYCIRTNEQRRFTLSPVTLSAGVICSLIFFPKATAHAVIMIVAFSDSIATLAGRFYGRNRIPYNQRKSLEGSLAFFLSATICTALYFPFSIALVTSFVSCIIESLPIKADNLTIPLGTGLFLTLLTNC; via the coding sequence CTATTGCAACTTTCGTACCATTCAGGTTTCTTTCATTATTTGCGTGCATTTTTCCTCTGCTTTTTATTCAGTATTAATTTGTTATCCATGAGAAAATTACTTGAAACAATCTATGGAAGTCTTCAAGGGATCGGTAAGGAAGATTTCTGGAAAGTTTACGACAATATGAAGCTGGTTGATAATGCAAGAGAGACAATTAATTCTATTAAAGAAAAAGGGCATTCTGTAGTATTGATAAGTAGTGGTGTGCCGGATTTTCTCATGAAACATCTGGCAGAAAGATTAGAAGCTGATTGCGGATATGGAATAGATACCAAGTTTAATAACGGTACTTTTACTGGTGATATTTGCGGAGAACTTTCCTTTTATGACGGGAAGACAAAAGTTGTTGAAAAGCTATTACAGGAGAAGGAGTTTACGTGGGATGACGTAATAGCTGTTGGTGATGATCGTAACAATTTAGATATCATGTCCCATGCAAAGATCAGTATTGGCTATAATTCGAATTATCAAGTTCGAAAAAAAACAAAATATGTGACCGATAGTTATGACTTGAAAAAGGTACTCACGTATATTGATACCGATGAAGGTCCGTCTTTTGTTGAACTCAGCAAGAGTTTAAGTAAGGAATTTACCTATTCATGGAAGCAGGAATTTAGGAGAAAGGGTGTTCATGTCTGCACAGCATTCATTCCTTTTTTTGCAGATATTCACCAGGCATCAACATTGTATATATTAATAGGTATAACCCTACTGTTCATTTTTTCTGAATGGTTAAGGCTCAATGGTATTTCTCTCCCGGTAATCAATCCTGTTACAAGATATTGTATACGCACGAATGAGCAAAGACGTTTTACTCTATCGCCGGTTACATTATCCGCTGGTGTCATATGTTCGCTGATCTTCTTCCCCAAAGCAACTGCGCATGCAGTCATAATGATTGTGGCATTCTCTGACAGTATTGCAACGTTGGCAGGAAGATTCTACGGAAGAAACAGAATCCCCTATAATCAGAGAAAAAGTCTGGAGGGTAGCCTGGCGTTTTTTCTCTCCGCAACCATCTGTACTGCTCTTTATTTCCCATTCTCTATAGCATTGGTCACCTCCTTTGTGTCATGCATAATTGAATCCTTGCCCATTAAAGCTGATAATTTAACTATCCCTCTGGGAACTGGTCTTTTTTTAACCTTACTTACAAACTGCTGA